Within Paenibacillus sp. RUD330, the genomic segment CGCGCATCATGGACGGCCATGGCGTGCGGATCGCCAGATTGCCCATCTGGAACGGCGGCAGCTCGTTGCCGGAATCGTCGATGATCGCGGCCTGGACGCCCGGCAGCGGGCGGCCCATGGAGCCCGGCTTGATCTCCATCGCCGGATAGTTGCAGATCAGCTGGCCGCCGGTTTCGGTCATCCACCATGTATCATGGATGCGCTGGCCGTACACCTTGAGCCCCCAGCGGACCACTTCCGGGTTCAGCGGCTCGCCGACGCTGAGCACATGGCGCAGGGAGGACAGGTCGAACTGGGTCGACACATCGTCTCCTGCCCCCATCAGCATCCGGAAGGCGGTCGGGGCGCTGTACCATACCGTGACGCCGTAGCGCTGGATCGTCGTGTACCAGTCCTGAGGACTGAATCGTCCGCCGCGGATGACATTGCTCGCTCCGTTGAGCCATGGCGCGAAAATGCCGTAGGACGTTCCCGTCACCCAGCCCGGGTCGGCCGTGCACCAGTAGACGTCGTCTTCCTTGAGGTCAAGGACGACCCGGCCGGTGTGGTAATGCTGGATCATGGCGTTATGGACGTGGTAGACGCCCTTCGGCTTGCCGGTAGACCCGGAAGTATAGTGGAGCAGAAGTCCGTCCTCGCGGTCCACCCATTCGATCTCGGCTTCGTCGGAAGCCGCCTTCATTTCCTCGTGGTAGGAAATGGTGCCCTCCGGGTTCTCCGACGGGCTGACGACGAAGATATGCTTGAGCTCGGGAAGCTCGTCGCGCTTGATGCGCGGAAGAAGCGCCGGCGTCGTCACGATCGCCACCGCTCCGCTGTCCGCGAGCCTGTCCTTGACCGCCGTCTCCATGAAGGCCTCGAAAAGAGGTCCTACGACGACTCCGGTCTTGAGCGAGCCGAGAAGGGCTACATAAAGCTCCGGAGTGCGCGGCATGAAAATGAAAAGCCGGTCTCCCTTGGCGAGGCCGTGCTTGCGGAGTACGTTGGAGAAGCGGTTCGACAGCAGGCTGAGCTCCTCGAATGTATAGGACTCATCCCGCTCCGGGTCGCTGTAATGCAGAGCGGTCTTCTGCCCTCTGCCTTCTCCGATATGGCGGTCGATCGCCTCATGCGCCATGTTGACCTTGCCGGTCTCGTGCCAGGTGAAATGCTTCTCCACCTCGCTCCAGTCAAAGTCCCGGTACGATTGCTCGTAATCGGCCATATTGGGAGATTTCGCGGTTACAGCCAGCTTTTCCTGATGGTCAATCGACATGCTAATCACCTTCCATAGTCGTCGTCTTTTAGGGCAGATGGAAATCGGATGCGCTTTCAAACACAGGGTGAAACGCGGTTCATGTCGCTTACTAGTATAGCATAATGGAAATGTATGCGCCTACTTCTATCGAAATTTACCCCTTCCGCTTGAAAAATCCCCCTCTTGCGGAAGGACCGTCCTTTTCATCCCTACTTTTTTCTGCTATAAGTGATAAGAGGCAAAGGCGGCTTGCCGCTTGGCCACTAGAAGCTTGAAGGAGCGATAACGTTGGAACATATCAAGCGTTACCATTCCCAAACGATACCTTTTCAAGGCAGAAGCTTGGATATAGAGGGTCCCGTCGAGCCCGGCCGCCTGGCGGACTGGACGATGCATCCGGGACTGAACGCATTCCGCCGGCCGGCCGAGCAGCAGACCGCCCTGGTGGAGATCGCCGGCCTGCCGGAAGGCCGCATCATTGCAGCGCGGGACGGCGAGGTCGTCGTCGGCTATGTGACCTTCCACTATCCGGACGAGCTGGAGCGCTGGTCGGAAGGCGGCATGGACGATCTCATCGAGCTCGGGGCGGTCGAAGTCGCCGCCGAATACCGCTCGGTCGGGCTGGGCAAGAAAATGATCCAGCTCGCCTTCATGGAGAATCAGCTGGAAAACAGCATTATTTATACGACTGAGTATTATTGGCATTGGGATCTGGAAGGAACGGGACTCGGCATCTGGGAATACCGCTCCATGATGGAGAAGCTGATGAAGTCCGTCGGCATGGTCTGGTATGCGACGGACGATCCCGAAATCTGCTCTCATCCGGCCAACTGCCTGATGGTCCGCATCGGCAAGCAGGTTCCGCTCGATTCCGTGGAGCAGTTCGACCGGGTCCGGTTCAGGCAGCGGTTCATGTATTGACGCTCTCAGGAGGAAGATCATGAAGGATACAGCCCTATTCATCCGTTCATCCGGCGCGAGCCGGTATAAATTCAATGATGAGCATCCCTTCAATCCGCTTCGTCTGGAGCTTGCCGGCTCCTTGCTTGAATCGGCCGGCGCTCTTTCTCCCGACATGATTATGGAAGCGCCTTCCGCGAAGCGCCTCGAGCTGGAGCGGATCCACCGCGCCGATTATATGGATGCGGTCCGCAAGCTCAGTGTTCCGGCTCCTCGGCCCGATTCCCTCGCCCTGGCAGCCCGGTATGGATTGACGACGGAGGATACGCCTTACTTCGAGGGCATGCACGAGGCCGCCGCCGCCATTAGCGGCGGCTCCATCCTTGCAGCCGAATCCGTCATGTCGGGACGGGCATTGCATGCTTACCATATGGGAGGCGGCCTGCATCATGCGTTTCCGGGCCATGGCTCCGGCTTCTGCGTCTACAACGACGCTGCCGTGGCCATCGCGTCCGTGAAGGATAAATACAAGGCGCGGATTCTTTATATCGATACGGACGTCCATCACGGGGACGGAGTCCAGTACGCTTTCTATGAAGATCCCGACGTGTTCACGTATTCCATCCACGAGACCGGCAAGTACCTGTTCCCCGGAACCGGCTTCACGCATGAGAAGGGCCTCGACAAAGGATATGGAGCCTGCTGCAACATCCCCCTGCAGCCTTACACGGAGGATGAATCGTGGCTGGAGGCGTTCTCGGAATCGATCACTCGCGTGGCCAGGGCGTTCAAGCCGGATCTCATCGTCAGCCAGCACGGCTGCGACGCGCATGCCTTCGATCCGCTCTCCCATATTCATTGCAGCATGAGGATCTACCTGGAAATGCCCCGCATCATCCATGAGCTCGCCCACGAGCATTGCGGCGGACGCTGGGTCGCTCTCGGAGGCGGCGGATACGATTTATGGAAAGTCGTTCCAAGAGCCTGGTCGCTCGTCTGGATGGCGATGTCCGGTCATGAGCTGTCAAGCCGGCTCGCTGCCGCTCCTTCCTCCCCGGCTCCGCTTCCGGAGCAATGGCTGCGCCGCTGGCAGCCGCTAAGTCCGGAGCCGCTGCCGGAACATTGGCTCGATCCTCTCGACATCTGGGAGCCTATGCCGCGGCGCGAGGAAATCCGCCTGCAGAACCGCGCCGCCTGGGAACTGGCCGTGCAGGACTTCTAGCAGCCGCGTCCCTCCCGGCAAGAACGACGTTCCCGTCTCTGAACGGAGCCCTGCAGTCGTTCTGGAAGGATCTTCGGCGCAAGTGAAAAAAGCCCCATTCTTCCAAAGGGAAGAACGAGGCTGCCGAACGAAGATCAAGCCTGCTGCAGGCTGCGCACCATGCCTTCGATGACGGCATAGGACTGGCCGGCGGCCAGCACGGTGAATTCGGCGAAATTCATGTGCGCGCTGCCGTCGGCCTGATCCGACATGGAGCGGATGACGACATAGGGAATGCCGTTCATATGAGCGACTTGTGCAACGGCAGCGCCTTCCATCTCGGCGCAGGCGCCCTGGAAGACGTCGCGAAGGCTCTGGACCTTGTCGCGGCTCGCGATGAACTGGTCGCCCGACAGGACGACGCCTTCGAGCACGCGGCCCTTCACCGCATCGCGGCTCGCTTGGACAGCAAGGCTGCGCAGATCCTCATCCGCCGGAAAGACGGAGATTTCCTGGTAAGGGATCGCCCCCGGAGCGAAGCCGAGCGCCGTAACGTCCATGTCATGCTGGACGCAAGCCGTGGACACGACGATGTCTCCGATCGTCAGGCTGGAATCGACCGCGCCCGCAACGCCCGTGAACAGGATGCATTCCGCTCCCAGATCGATGAGCGCCTGCGTGCATACCGCGGCATTGACCTTGCCGACGCCGGACTTGACCGCGATGATGTCCATGCCATGGAGCGTCCCGCGATAAAAGACGAGGCCGGCCTTGACCGTCTCCGATTCCATCTGCGCATGGCGGTGAAGGAGCTCCAGCTCCTCTGCCATCGCTCCGATGATGCCGATCGTGCGATAGGTTCTCATTGCTTCGGAGCTCCTACCGACTGCCGTTTGACGAGCTCATGAGGGAGGATCACCTTGGCCTGCTCGACCGGCTCCTTTTTCATCAGCTTGGTCAGCAGGCGCATCGACACGGCGCCGATGTCATACATCGGCTGGGCAACCGCGGACAGCTGCGGACGCACCATGGAAGCCATGCGGCTGTTGTCCACGCTGATGACGGAGATGTCCTGCGGCACTTTGAATCCTTTGTCCTGAATCGCATGGATAGCCCCGATAGCCATCTCGTCCGTTGCCGCGAATACAGCTGTCGGAAGCTTGTCCTTGGCGAGGAAATGGTTCATCGCTTCCACTCCGGACTCGTACCGGTAGTTCCCGATGCGGACATTGTCCTCGTTGTAGGCGATGCCGTTCTCTTCCAAGGCGCGCTTGTAGCCGTGGAACCTCGCATATCCGTTCGACGGATCCTGCAAAGTGCCGCCGATCATGGCGATGTCGGCATGCCCTTGATCCAGAAGATGCTTGACCGCATCATGGGCGGCATCCTCATGGTCGATGTCCACCGACGCGATGGTTCCCTGCTCGTCCGTCGTCGCACAGAGCACGACAGGCACGTTCGCCGTCTTGAACGCCTGGAGATGCTCCTCTGTCACGGCGCCGCCCATGAACAGCAGGCCGTCGACCTGCTTCTCGAGGAGCGTGTTGATGACGCGGATCTCCTTGTCCTTGCGCTTGTCCGCATTGCAGAGAATGATATTGTAATGGTACATGTTCGCGATGTCTTCGATGCCGCGGGCCACCTCGGCAAAGTTGGAATTGGAGATGTCAGGAATGACGACACCGACCGTCGTCGTCTTTTTGCTCGCAAGTCCCCTGGCTACGGCATTCGGGCGGTATCCGAGCCGTTCGATCGCCTCGTAGACCTTCTTGCGGGTCTGCGGCTTGACATTGGGATTGTTGTTGACGACCCGGGAGACCGTAGCCATCGACACTCCCGCTTCTCTTGCTACATCGTAAATGGTTACAGTCACGGTTCCTTCTCTCCATTGTAAACGAATTTATTGGCAGGCTTTACCCCTTTACATTACGGTTATCATACGACAAATACCGTGCTTATGCAATGTCAGCGAGCATTCTCGGACAGCGCCGTTTCCGTGATATTCCAATGGGAAGTGTTCCATTCCGCCTTGCCGTCGCGGATCAGGATCGCTTGCGGAGAAGCATGCTTCACCCCGAGCTCCTCGGCGATGACATTTGATACCGGACGCTCCTCGATGACGCGGACGAGAGCCGTCTCGACTCCTTCTCCCTTGCTTCCTTCGTGCCAGCGGGTCCATTCCTCGATCGCTTCCGCGCTCACCGAACAGCTTGTGCTGTGCTTGAATACGAGCACCGGCTTCTCATGGGAAAGCTCCAAAATCTGCTTCCAATCTTCCATCGTGTGCAATTGCTTGCTGCTCATACGCCACACTCCTTATTGTCGTTTCTTTGGCTGGGGTCTTTCGGGCTTCCCTCGGCTATGTATGCATCATGCAGCGGCTCAGCTGGCCGAGCCTCTTCTCGATTTCCCGCCTCCATGCTTCGTCTCCGACCGAACCCGCGACAAGCAGCAGCTCCAGCAAGGAATCGATCCGTTCGCCGACGATCTGCTGCACAGCCGCGGGATCCGGACTCCTTCGCTTCGAAGAAGCTTCTACCAGTAAATCTGCCCACTCGTTAAGCTCGTTAAACAAGAAGGTCTGCTTGCCCGGCTCTTCGCCAAGCTGGCCGATCAAGCCGGTCAGATCCGGCTTCACCTCGGGAAGCACCTCGCTGCGGCCGCAGCCGGCGCACGAATAAATGGGAACATTGTCGATCTCCACTTTATTCGAGTAGATAACCGTCCTTAATTTCATGTTCATTTTATGGCCGCAAGAACAGGTTTTATGCATCGGAAAGTCCGCTCCTTCGTCAACGCGCCTGCCCATCACCGCCTCAAGCCCTTGGAGGGGCGGCAGGAGATCAGCACGGGCGCAGTGTCGCTTGCCTCCTTACTTCGACCTTTTTCGCCTGTTTTCCTGCCGGGAGGGCACATGCAATTTCTGTAAAATAAATCGGCGGCGGCTCCGCCTCCCCCGCCGTCCGGGGAAAGGCAGGATCAGGAAGCCGTTTGCGCCTCCGGGCCGGCTGCCTTACAATGAACCGGGAACCCGGCCTATCCCGGGACAGGCCCTTACAGAGGAGGAATGCATGTTGACCTTGCAAGGAAAGCGCGTCATCTGCCTGATTGACGATGAATTCGAGGACCTCGAGCTGTGGTACCCCGTGTACCGCGTGCGCGAGGAAGGAGCGGAGGTTCTGTTCGCCGGTCCGGAAAAAGGAAAGGTCCATATCGGCAAATACGGCGTGCCGGCAACGGCCGATCTGTCCTACGGCGAGCTCGACGCCGGCGGCATCGACGGCCTTCTTGTTCCCGGAGGATGGGCGCCCGACAAAATCCGGCGTTACCCCGAGGTGCTGAAGCTCGTGCAGGAAATGGACGCCGGCGGCAAGCCGATCGGCCAGATCTGCCATGCGGGCTGGGTGCTCGTATCCGCCAAGATCCTGCAGGGCCGCACGGTGACATCGACTCCCGGCATCCGGGACGACATGGAAAATGCCGGAGCGCGCTGGGTGGATGAAGCGGTCGTCGTCGACGGCAACCTGATCTCCGCGCGCCGTCCGCCTGACCTGCCGCCTTATGCGAAGGCATTTGTGGAGGCGCTGAAGCAGCGCAGCTGACAAAATCCTGCAGCGAATGGAATGAAGAAGAACCCTTGCCGATGCAAGGGTTCTTCTTCATCTGCCGCCAGTTCGCTTCCCGCTGCAGTCATTCGCTTCCCGCTGCCGTCACTCGCTTCCCGCTGCGGTCCCGACTTTGGAGCCGTCCGCGTTATCCCTGCTCTGCTCCAGCAGCCGCTTGACCTCGGAGGTCGTGCCGCAAGCCATCACTTCCGCATATACGCTCCGGCTGTCCCGCTGCGTGGTCTGCAGCAGCCGCTCCTTGACATGGAGAATGGAGTGGGATGACATGCTCAGCTCGTCGACATCCATGCCGAGCCAGACGGGAAGCGCCCTGGCGTCCCCGGCCAGTTCTCCGCATACGCCGACGTGGATGCCCGCCGCCCGGGCAGCCTCCACTGTCGTCCGCAGCATGCGCAGAACGGCTGGATGGAGCGGCTCGTACAGATGCGAGATTTTATCGTTCATGCGGTCGACAGCCAGCGTGAACTGGACGAGGTCATTCGTCCCGATGCTGAAGAAATCAACTTCGCGGGCCAGCAGATCGGCGATCATGACCGCGGCCGGAAGCTCGATCATGATCCCTGCGGGTATCGCCTTGTTATACGGCTTGCCCTCCGCCTCGAGCTCCCGCATCGACTCGCGGAGCAGAGCGTTGGCCGCTCTGACCTCCTCCACGGAAGAGATCAACGGATACATCACCTTCACATTCCCGTAATGGGACGCCCTCAGGATCGCCCGCAGCTGGGTCTTGAACAGATCCTTGCGGTCGAGGCTGATCCGGATTGCCCGGTAGCCGAGGAACGGATTCTCTTCCTCCGGAAGCTCGAAGTAGTCCAGATGCTTGTCGCCCCCGATATCGAGCGTGCGGATGATCAACGGCTTCCCGTCCAGCTTCTCCGCCACGCTCCGGTACACCTCGTACTGCTCCTCTTCCTTGGGGAAGCGGGTGCGGTCCATATACAGGAATTCGGTCCGGAACAGGCCGACGCCATGCGCTCCGCTCGTGAGGGCGACTTCAAGCTCCTTGAGCGAGCTGATGTTGGCCGACAGCTCCAGATGCTTGCCGTCCGGCGTCGACGTGTCGAGATGGGCGATGCCGAGCAGCCGGTCATGCTCTTCGGTCTGGCGGCTGCGCAGAGCCGCGAACGCCTGGACAGCTTCCTCGCTCGGATTGAGCTCCACATGCCCCGTAGATCCGTCGATGATTAGGAAGTCGCCGGTGGCGATGCTTTCCTCCAGCCTGCTGTCGAGCCCCACGATGAGCGGAATGCCGAGCGCCCGCGCCATGATCGCGGAATGCGACGTTGTGCTGCCGCCGAAAGTGGCGATGCCGAGCACGTTCTGCGGATTGATATGAGCCAGCTGCGAAGGAGACAGCTCCTTGGCGACGAGGATGTACGGCTGCGTGTCCGAAGGCAGCGTGATCTCGGGCGCGCCGAGCAGATGCTTGAGGAGGCGGTTGCCGACATCCTTGATGTCCAGCGCCCGCTCCTTCATATATTCGTCGTCCAGCAGGTCGAACATCGTGACGAAATGGTCGATCGCTTCCTTGACCGCCACCTCGGCCGCTTTGTACTGCCGCTCGATCATCCCCTGGATCTCGTTCATGAAGACGGGATCGTCCAGTATCGCGAGATGCGC encodes:
- the ptsP gene encoding phosphoenolpyruvate--protein phosphotransferase, producing MMQGIGASSGIAIGKCFVLPNWEWDLPEQRIDVADLAREFERLYEGIRTSKVEIEQMKDELREVVGPDERSIFDAHLAILDDPVFMNEIQGMIERQYKAAEVAVKEAIDHFVTMFDLLDDEYMKERALDIKDVGNRLLKHLLGAPEITLPSDTQPYILVAKELSPSQLAHINPQNVLGIATFGGSTTSHSAIMARALGIPLIVGLDSRLEESIATGDFLIIDGSTGHVELNPSEEAVQAFAALRSRQTEEHDRLLGIAHLDTSTPDGKHLELSANISSLKELEVALTSGAHGVGLFRTEFLYMDRTRFPKEEEQYEVYRSVAEKLDGKPLIIRTLDIGGDKHLDYFELPEEENPFLGYRAIRISLDRKDLFKTQLRAILRASHYGNVKVMYPLISSVEEVRAANALLRESMRELEAEGKPYNKAIPAGIMIELPAAVMIADLLAREVDFFSIGTNDLVQFTLAVDRMNDKISHLYEPLHPAVLRMLRTTVEAARAAGIHVGVCGELAGDARALPVWLGMDVDELSMSSHSILHVKERLLQTTQRDSRSVYAEVMACGTTSEVKRLLEQSRDNADGSKVGTAAGSE
- the ccpA gene encoding catabolite control protein A, giving the protein MTVTIYDVAREAGVSMATVSRVVNNNPNVKPQTRKKVYEAIERLGYRPNAVARGLASKKTTTVGVVIPDISNSNFAEVARGIEDIANMYHYNIILCNADKRKDKEIRVINTLLEKQVDGLLFMGGAVTEEHLQAFKTANVPVVLCATTDEQGTIASVDIDHEDAAHDAVKHLLDQGHADIAMIGGTLQDPSNGYARFHGYKRALEENGIAYNEDNVRIGNYRYESGVEAMNHFLAKDKLPTAVFAATDEMAIGAIHAIQDKGFKVPQDISVISVDNSRMASMVRPQLSAVAQPMYDIGAVSMRLLTKLMKKEPVEQAKVILPHELVKRQSVGAPKQ
- the acsA gene encoding acetate--CoA ligase — protein: MSIDHQEKLAVTAKSPNMADYEQSYRDFDWSEVEKHFTWHETGKVNMAHEAIDRHIGEGRGQKTALHYSDPERDESYTFEELSLLSNRFSNVLRKHGLAKGDRLFIFMPRTPELYVALLGSLKTGVVVGPLFEAFMETAVKDRLADSGAVAIVTTPALLPRIKRDELPELKHIFVVSPSENPEGTISYHEEMKAASDEAEIEWVDREDGLLLHYTSGSTGKPKGVYHVHNAMIQHYHTGRVVLDLKEDDVYWCTADPGWVTGTSYGIFAPWLNGASNVIRGGRFSPQDWYTTIQRYGVTVWYSAPTAFRMLMGAGDDVSTQFDLSSLRHVLSVGEPLNPEVVRWGLKVYGQRIHDTWWMTETGGQLICNYPAMEIKPGSMGRPLPGVQAAIIDDSGNELPPFQMGNLAIRTPWPSMMRAVWNNPSKYEEYFHIPGWYISGDSAYRDDEGYFWFQGRIDDVINTSGERVGPFEVESKLVEHPAVAEAGVIGKPDPMRGEIIKAFISLREGFEPSDELKADIARFVKIGLSAHASPREIEFKDKLPKTRSGKIMRRVLKAWELNLPTGDLSTIED
- a CDS encoding 5'-methylthioadenosine/adenosylhomocysteine nucleosidase; this translates as MRTYRTIGIIGAMAEELELLHRHAQMESETVKAGLVFYRGTLHGMDIIAVKSGVGKVNAAVCTQALIDLGAECILFTGVAGAVDSSLTIGDIVVSTACVQHDMDVTALGFAPGAIPYQEISVFPADEDLRSLAVQASRDAVKGRVLEGVVLSGDQFIASRDKVQSLRDVFQGACAEMEGAAVAQVAHMNGIPYVVIRSMSDQADGSAHMNFAEFTVLAAGQSYAVIEGMVRSLQQA
- a CDS encoding GNAT family N-acetyltransferase, which translates into the protein MEHIKRYHSQTIPFQGRSLDIEGPVEPGRLADWTMHPGLNAFRRPAEQQTALVEIAGLPEGRIIAARDGEVVVGYVTFHYPDELERWSEGGMDDLIELGAVEVAAEYRSVGLGKKMIQLAFMENQLENSIIYTTEYYWHWDLEGTGLGIWEYRSMMEKLMKSVGMVWYATDDPEICSHPANCLMVRIGKQVPLDSVEQFDRVRFRQRFMY
- the ytxJ gene encoding bacillithiol system redox-active protein YtxJ encodes the protein MSSKQLHTMEDWKQILELSHEKPVLVFKHSTSCSVSAEAIEEWTRWHEGSKGEGVETALVRVIEERPVSNVIAEELGVKHASPQAILIRDGKAEWNTSHWNITETALSENAR
- a CDS encoding type 1 glutamine amidotransferase domain-containing protein: MTLQGKRVICLIDDEFEDLELWYPVYRVREEGAEVLFAGPEKGKVHIGKYGVPATADLSYGELDAGGIDGLLVPGGWAPDKIRRYPEVLKLVQEMDAGGKPIGQICHAGWVLVSAKILQGRTVTSTPGIRDDMENAGARWVDEAVVVDGNLISARRPPDLPPYAKAFVEALKQRS
- a CDS encoding acetoin utilization protein AcuC; translated protein: MKDTALFIRSSGASRYKFNDEHPFNPLRLELAGSLLESAGALSPDMIMEAPSAKRLELERIHRADYMDAVRKLSVPAPRPDSLALAARYGLTTEDTPYFEGMHEAAAAISGGSILAAESVMSGRALHAYHMGGGLHHAFPGHGSGFCVYNDAAVAIASVKDKYKARILYIDTDVHHGDGVQYAFYEDPDVFTYSIHETGKYLFPGTGFTHEKGLDKGYGACCNIPLQPYTEDESWLEAFSESITRVARAFKPDLIVSQHGCDAHAFDPLSHIHCSMRIYLEMPRIIHELAHEHCGGRWVALGGGGYDLWKVVPRAWSLVWMAMSGHELSSRLAAAPSSPAPLPEQWLRRWQPLSPEPLPEHWLDPLDIWEPMPRREEIRLQNRAAWELAVQDF